Proteins found in one Coffea eugenioides isolate CCC68of chromosome 5, Ceug_1.0, whole genome shotgun sequence genomic segment:
- the LOC113771483 gene encoding putative cysteine-rich receptor-like protein kinase 9 has translation MLCLLSFRATLTSPVTFRASSCDPSTTYNPNSTTGSIYGTHLNFTLNTLSSNASRTDNNGFYKISTGDDPSNTVYGLFLCRGDVNTDVCEECVANASIQVFKDCLNRKVAMVLYDECLLYFSNQPIFPDVDRFHSYLIMWNPHNISEPDRNNFIMVLGKLVYNAVDQAANSTRGKNVAVQDDDYSSDRLYTLVQCTPDLSGDECKKCLNRAIRNLDVANLPIAGNDTRGGRIVFPICNIRYEFYRFYNTVSSPPSPPPPNSPGGPPPSSTKGRQ, from the exons ATGCTTTGTTTGCTTAGCTTCCGTGCCACACTCACTAGCCCCGTCACTTTCCGTGCGTCTTCCTGTGATCCTAGTACTACATACAATCCAAACAGTACTACCGGTAGCATTTACGGAACCCATCTGAATTTCACGCTTAACACTCTATCTTCGAATGCTTCCCGGACAGACAACAACGGTTTCTACAAGATTAGTACCGGCGACGACCCTTCTAACACGGTCTATGGCCTCTTTCTCTGTCGAGGCGATGTGAACACTGATGTTTGTGAAGAATGTGTAGCAAATGCCAGCATACAAGTATTTAAGGATTGCCTGAATCGAAAGGTTGCTATGGTTTTGTATGATGAGTGCTTGTTATATTTTTCTAACCAGCCAATCTTCCCCGACGTTGATAGGTTTCATTCCTATTTGATTATGTGGAATCCACACAACATCTCTGAACCGGACCGGAACAACTTCATAATGGTATTGGGAAAACTGGTCTATAACGCTGTAGATCAGGCAGCAAATAGTACCCGGGGCAAAAACGTTGCAGTTCAAGATGACGACTATTCCTCGGATAGATTGTATACCCTTGTGCAGTGCACACCAGATCTATCTGGTGATGAATGCAAAAAATGCCTCAACAGAGCTATCCGGAATCTAGATGTCGCGAATCTCCCCATCGCAGGTAATGATACTAGAGGAGGAAGGATAGTCTTTCCAATCTGTAATATTAGGTACGAGTTCTACCGCTTCTATAATACGGTATCCTCTCCACCATCGCCTCCGCCGCCAAACTCTCCGGGGGGTCCTCCTCCCAGTTCCACCAAAG GTCGACAATGA